The genomic DNA AGATCCATCCGGCTCACTCACTTTCATTTCTTTTTGGTTCATAGTCTTTTGCTTCTGTCTCTTTTATTATAATGATATGATATTTTTCTACAACATCATGTATGGCTGTTAAAAAAGTAAAGGTAATGAGTGAAAGAGTAATACTGCTAGTATAATAACAGAAATAATTTTTTCAAACAAAGTCTTTCTTTAAATAAAAAAACATTTGCTATCTAAATATAACAATTGCTTTCAGGTGACGACTGTCTACCTAATCAATAGAATGAAAAAATAGCCGCTTACACGTTGTATCGTGGTAACGACTATTTAAAGTTAGTGACAATTTAATGATCTCGTGTCGCGATTAGATTAGTGATTTCTTCAAGTAATACTGTGTTTAAACCTGTGTTCTGCAATGCCTTACATGCCTCATCTCTATGCTTGGCAAGCGCTTGCTTTGCCCCATCTAGCGAAAGCAGCAGCGGATAGGTACTTTTATTTTTGTCGCTGTCACTTCCTAAAGGTTTTCCAATCGTTGCCTCGTTTCCTTCCACATCCAAAATATCATCACGGATTTGAAAGGCAAGTCCAAGATGATGAGCAAATTTAGTTAACTTCTCCTTTTGTTCTTCAGATGCATTAGCAAGAATAGCACCCGCAAGCACACTAAATTGCAGCAATTTACCTGTTTTATGAATGTGTGTATACTCTAACTCTTGGATCGTTAGTTGTTTTCCCTCTCCTTGAATATCAGCTGTTTGACCACCGACCATTCCTTCAGCACCTGCCGATTTTGCAAGCTGTCTAATTAATTCGAGTTTTGTCTTTTCATCAGCATGCTCATGTGGCATATCCGCAATTAACTGAAAACTGTAAGTTAAAAGGGCGTCTCCAGCTAGTACTGCAAAAGCTTCGCCAAACACTTTGTGATTTGTTGGCTTGCCTCTTCTTAGATCGTCATTATCCATGCTTGGAAGATCATCATGAATTAATGAGTATGTATGAACCATTTCAAGCGCAGCAGCAGGATATACTCCGATGTTTGGATCTTTATTACATGCAGCAATAGTAGCAAACATTAAAAGTGGACGTATCCGTTTTCCGCCTGCTTGCAAAGAATAGTCCATTGCTTCCTTCATAACAGCTGGCGCATTAAGATCATGAATAAATTGTGTTAACTTTGTTCTAAATTTTTTTTATAATGGATCGCAAAAGAGGGAAATGCTTCATTTTGCAATGTTAAACCTCCTCATGAATAGAAAAGCGCTCCGTTTGACCATCCTCTGTCAAAATTTCTGTCAGTTGCTTTTCGACATTTTTTAATTTGTCATGGCATAATTTTGAAAGTTCCATTCCATGTTTGTAAATCGCTATTGCCTCTTCAAGAGGGACATCCCCTTCTTCAAGACGCTCAACGATTTTCGCAAGCTGTTCCATTGCTTCTTCAAACGTTAAATTACTATCAGCTGTCAAAGTGATCACTCCCCTCGATCTTTATAACTTCGCAATCGAGCTTTCCATCCGATAAACGAACACTAATTTGATCAGATTTTTTTATTCCTTTAATATTTTTTACAATCTTCCCCTCACTGGAATAAGCTACGCTATAGCCTCGTTCCATAATCTTCAGCGGACTTAATGCCTCGATTGTTGAAATGAGATTAACGAAATCCTTTTGTTTATGTGTGAAAATGTCACGGATTTCCTTTTGTAATGAGCGAATCACCCGTTGATACTCAGTCTCACATCGTTCTTTCAGTTTTTTTGGATGATTTTTATTTAGTTGTTTCCTCATTGTCTCGTGGTCAAATGTTTTTTGTTCATACATTCTTTTTGTTTTTCGAACGAGCTGCTCGGTTAGTCTGTCTAATTGTTCATATTTTTGTTCATACAGCTTGTGAGGATAACGAAATGCGTACGATTTTTCGAGCCTATTTAATCGTTCTCTTTGGATGCTAAGCTTTTCTTGCATAGCGCGGATAAGTCTGCCCTTGTTTGTTAACACTCTCTCAATCAATTCTTCAAAATGTGGAACTGCTATTTCCGCCGCCCCTGTTGGTGTCGGCGCTCTTAAATCAGCGACAAAGTCAGCAATTGTAAAATCCGTTTCATGTCCAACAGCTGAAATAATCGGGATTTTTGAAGCAAAAATAGCTCTAGCAACAATTTCTTCATTAAATGCCCAAAGCTCCTCAATTGACCCGCCGCCGCGTCCTAAAATTAATATATCAAGTTCATCTATCTCATTGGCCGTTTTTATTGCTTTTACAATTGATGGTGCTGCTTGCTCTCCTTGTACAAGAGCAGGAATAATTAATACTTTTCCAATCGGATAACGACGTTCAATTGTTGTTAATATATCACGGATCGCAGCACCTGTCGGTGAAGTAATAACACCGATTTTTTTAGGGTATTTAGGTAATCCTTTTTTATGATCTACTAAAAAGAGCCCTTCTTTTTCAAGCTTTTCTTTTAATTGCTCATACGCTAAAAATAAATCACCAATCCCATCCGGCTGCATATTTCTAACATAAATTTGATATTGGCCGCTTGGTTCATATACGGTGATTTCGCCTCGAACAAGCACGTTCATTCCGTCTTCAGGCAAAAATTTCATTCTTCTATTTGCACTAGAAAACATCACTGCTAAAATACGCGCTTTTTCATCCTTTAATGTAAAATACATATGACCACTCGAATGTTGCTTAAAGTTGGAAATTTCTCCTCTTACGTATATATCATGCAAATGAGGGTCTGCATCAAATTTTCTTTTAATGTATTTCGTTAATGCATTTACAGTTAAATAACGTTGATCCGACATAAAAATACTACCTCATTTTTATCGTATATGATCTATCTATTCTTTATTTAAAGTGTTTTTTGCTGCCTTGAGCGTATTAAATAACAGCATTGTAATGGTCATCGGGCCAACTCCGCCTGGCACAGGAGTGATGTAACTAGCTTTTTCTTTTACTTCATCAAACGCAACATCTCCACAAAGTTTTCCTTCCTCATTCCGATTCATCCCAACATCAATAACAACTGCGCCTTCTTTAATATGATCAG from Bacillus aquiflavi includes the following:
- a CDS encoding polyprenyl synthetase family protein, giving the protein MKEAMDYSLQAGGKRIRPLLMFATIAACNKDPNIGVYPAAALEMVHTYSLIHDDLPSMDNDDLRRGKPTNHKVFGEAFAVLAGDALLTYSFQLIADMPHEHADEKTKLELIRQLAKSAGAEGMVGGQTADIQGEGKQLTIQELEYTHIHKTGKLLQFSVLAGAILANASEEQKEKLTKFAHHLGLAFQIRDDILDVEGNEATIGKPLGSDSDKNKSTYPLLLSLDGAKQALAKHRDEACKALQNTGLNTVLLEEITNLIATRDH
- the xseB gene encoding exodeoxyribonuclease VII small subunit; protein product: MEQLAKIVERLEEGDVPLEEAIAIYKHGMELSKLCHDKLKNVEKQLTEILTEDGQTERFSIHEEV
- the xseA gene encoding exodeoxyribonuclease VII large subunit; translated protein: MSDQRYLTVNALTKYIKRKFDADPHLHDIYVRGEISNFKQHSSGHMYFTLKDEKARILAVMFSSANRRMKFLPEDGMNVLVRGEITVYEPSGQYQIYVRNMQPDGIGDLFLAYEQLKEKLEKEGLFLVDHKKGLPKYPKKIGVITSPTGAAIRDILTTIERRYPIGKVLIIPALVQGEQAAPSIVKAIKTANEIDELDILILGRGGGSIEELWAFNEEIVARAIFASKIPIISAVGHETDFTIADFVADLRAPTPTGAAEIAVPHFEELIERVLTNKGRLIRAMQEKLSIQRERLNRLEKSYAFRYPHKLYEQKYEQLDRLTEQLVRKTKRMYEQKTFDHETMRKQLNKNHPKKLKERCETEYQRVIRSLQKEIRDIFTHKQKDFVNLISTIEALSPLKIMERGYSVAYSSEGKIVKNIKGIKKSDQISVRLSDGKLDCEVIKIEGSDHFDS